The DNA window gctacccactccagtattcctccctagagaattccatggacagaggaccctgatgggttccatggagtcacagggcTGAACACACTTTCAGATGCAACAAAAATGactagtttttaaaagattagtgGAAAATGAAAGATGCTCATTGACTTGCATTTACATCTGCCGATGTAGCAGGAGGACATTAATAAGCACAATTTTTAGTTAATTAGATCAAATTCTATTACTTAAATTTCTAAGTTGAAGACTCTTCCTTCTAGGGAAGAAGTCAAAAGTGTTCTTTCAGACAAGCTCCATTACAAAGCTAGCAGTTCCCTGCTTTCAGTCACAAAATGTCGCAGACTAAGAGTGACAGGGCAATTGAATTTTCACGGATTGGATTAGAGCTGATTCTAAAGGAGGGAGAGTTTACTACCAATGTTGCAATCTatgataatgaaatgaaatatttaaattaaatttcaagtTCAGCACAGCTTCCCTACAAGATGGCCCTGAAGCTGCCTCTGAATTTCTCAATACAGTACATCACCCCCTACATAAATTGCACATTTATGCAAATAAAGCTGCAAAAATGCAAGAAGATGGAGTGCAAATTTCTTTTTTACCCATCTGAAGCACTGATTCAAACCACCATAAGAAGAAAGTGCAGTATTTATTTCAACATCAACTTTTGGAAAAGATTGCCTCtattaagtttttttaaaggaaagaagaaatgaagaaaaagaaagaacaatcaagtgaaactttttcttaaaagtaGCTGTTTTCCATGTACCTCATTCAAATGTAGAAACTGAAGGCAGAAGCCTGTTTTcagagaaaaaggtaaaattgaATTTTAACATCCTTAGATGCAAtctatatctttttcttctcttctgctctATTTATTCGTAGGCTCTTCACAACTTCACTCAAAATATGTTACCAAATCACTAACTCTACAAAGAGAATTTTCAAAGCCTTACAACCGCACTGAGAAAGCAATTCTAAAAATTCAATACAGGACTGAGACTGGTTGTGGGGGAGGGAAAAGCGGCAAAAGGGGATTATTCAAAGTACCGAAAACCTCCTCCCGGGATCGAGCGCAGCGGCACCCCAAGGCCAGGGGCACCTCTGGTGTGGCAGAAGGTGATTGAATTACTCAGATATGAAGATCATCTTCTAGGTTTTGTGTAAAAGGCCCCGGATATTTCAAGTGGCCATTTTGGAATTACAATGTTTTTGGATAATTTCATCCCAGAAGTTTATTAAAATTGGCAAGAATCATCTCTGAAGTGAATTGATAGTAGTGAACAATTCTGCAAGCTACTTAAAAAGAGATCCAGGCATTTCTTCAGTATTTTGGTTCAAACGGATTATATAACTGGTTTAAAGTGTTTCAGCTGGTGGTATTTTtgcctccccccaacccctcccctctGTTCTTCAGCCAAAACTGTAAGATATGTTTGATTTGTGTACTGAGTAGTTTCGGCAGTTTCGAATTACTGTTTAAATATTGCTGAAGTTTCATGGCagtttattttacctttattaaAAGTTTTAGGAATTTTGATCTCAGTCCTTTCATGTCACAATGGGACAGCTTTTCTAAATGAAGATATTGAATGAATACAGagtttttttgcttttatcttttatttacgTGGAAATTTAAGATGTGGCAGTTTCACAGCAGCATGGTAGTATTGAGATAGCTGTGTCTCTTGTTTATGCTGATGTTTAGGAATGCTCTTCAGatgtgaaattttctttttgttttttctttttgactcatAAATTGGATTATTTCATCTGGAGTGGATAACAGTGACAAGTACATGGAATAATAAAGAAgactttaaaatcttaaaatccaAGGAACTTGGCTAATTCTGGCGATAGCCatatgaaaactttaaaacagaAGTATGGGTAGCTGACTGAAGTAACTCTTTGTCAAATAGCCATAGGTTAAGTGTCTTCAAAGAACTTGGATATTATTTCagaggatacaaaataaaaaaacaaactggaaaacataaaGATTACAGAGACAAAGCCAACACCTTCCTGTGCAGTCCTGTTGGAATTTGGACTTGCCATGAGGTGTTGAAACCTTGTTTCGCTGAGTTGGAGAGACTGGACCTAAATGGCGCAGCATGACTTTGCTCCAGCCTGGCTTAATTTTCCTACCCCACCATCATCAACAAAGTCGTCATTGAATTTTGAAAAGCATTCTGAAAACTTTTCATGGACAGAAAATCGTTATGATGTGAACCGCCGACGACACAACTCTTCAGATGGCTTTGATTCTGGTATTGGACGTCCTAATGGAGGTaactttggaaggaaagaaaaaaatggatggcGTACACATGGAAGAAATGGTACTGAAAACATAAATCATCGAGGGGGATACCATGGTGGAAGTTCCATTCTGGAAAAAGCCAAGGACTACATGAAAACAACATACCTGACAGTGAAACagggaggaaagaagacaagAGAGAACGCAAGCAGTTTGAGGCTGAGGATTTTCCATCTCTAAATCCTGAATATGAGAGAGAACCAAATCAGAATAAATCTTTAGCTGCAGGTGTATGGGGCCTACACGCccagacacacacatacccaaCCAAAAAAATCTCCCAAGCTCCTCTCTTAGAATATCCCCCGAATCCTAAATCTAGAACTCAGAGGATGCTGGTCATTAAGAAAGGTAATACAAAAGACTTACAACTATCTGGATTCCCAGTAGTAGGAAATCTTCAGTCACAGCCAGTTAAGAATGGGACTGGTCCAAGTGTTTATAAAGGCTTAGTTCCTAAGCCTGCTGCTCCACCTACAAAACCTACACAATGGAAAAGCcaaactaaagaaaacaaagttggGACTTCTTTCCCTCATGAGTCTACATATGGTGTTGGCAACTTTAATGCTTTTAAATCAACTGCCAAGAATTTTAGTCCATCAACAACTTCAGTGAAAGAGTGTAATCGCTCAAATTCTTCTTCACCTGTTGACAAACTTAATCAGCAGCCTCGTCTAACCAAACTGACACGAATGCGCACAGATAAAAAGAGTGAGTTTTTGAAAGCATTGAAAAGGGACAGAGTGGAAGAGGAACATGAAGATGAAAGCCATGTGGGCTCAGAAAAGGATGACGACTCATTTAATTTGCATAACAGCAACAGTACTCACCAAGAAAGGGATATAAACCGAAACTTCGATGAAAATGAAATTCCACAAGAGAATGGCAATGCCTCAGTAATTTCCCAACAGATCATTCGGTCTTCAACCTTCCCACAGACTGATGTTCTTTCTAGTTCACTTGAAGCAGAACACAGATTGTTAAAGGAGATGGGTTGgcaagaagacagtgaaaatgaTGAAACA is part of the Ovis aries strain OAR_USU_Benz2616 breed Rambouillet chromosome 4, ARS-UI_Ramb_v3.0, whole genome shotgun sequence genome and encodes:
- the LOC114114520 gene encoding LOW QUALITY PROTEIN: vasculin (The sequence of the model RefSeq protein was modified relative to this genomic sequence to represent the inferred CDS: inserted 1 base in 1 codon), which translates into the protein MAQHDFAPAWLNFPTPPSSTKSSLNFEKHSENFSWTENRYDVNRRRHNSSDGFDSGIGRPNGGNFGRKEKNGWRTHGRNGTENINHRGGYHGGXFHSGKSQGLHENNIPDSETGRKEDKRERKQFEAEDFPSLNPEYEREPNQNKSLAAGVWEYPPNPKSRTQRMLVIKKGNTKDLQLSGFPVVGNLQSQPVKNGTGPSVYKGLVPKPAAPPTKPTQWKSQTKENKVGTSFPHESTYGVGNFNAFKSTAKNFSPSTTSVKECNRSNSSSPVDKLNQQPRLTKLTRMRTDKKSEFLKALKRDRVEEEHEDESHVGSEKDDDSFNLHNSNSTHQERDINRNFDENEIPQENGNASVISQQIIRSSTFPQTDVLSSSLEAEHRLLKEMGWQEDSENDETCAPLTEDEMREFQVISEQLQKNGLRKNGILKNGLICDFKFGPWKNSTFKPTIENDDTETSSSDTSDDDDV